One genomic window of Etheostoma spectabile isolate EspeVRDwgs_2016 chromosome 7, UIUC_Espe_1.0, whole genome shotgun sequence includes the following:
- the haus7 gene encoding HAUS augmin-like complex subunit 7 — translation MAGALKEKQLVRHVYAALQAASCPLVEGLYLQEADSMLQLLCTPSQHRTDILAWICSSINPNFANSKTISVGFKGPDVLTKEMAVLGQELMLCKADDLDLIRGDASPYLQLRFLEQLLTLTPGCEQTAVHRADQEMLLNELYAAENLPHLTQMLKPTLDPWPSHIKALHKATKSSHKPSREGGADVATLLQQTQSTLEQLQSECEFLSSEAQSPGVLSPSSLRVAACDLQLLMTTFSHVFETDLRAYCSRDPPRFSTETDAFQRTHQLLLAFITELEMLKEVSEAAVSMNEDVNQLQTQPCYWSRGDKRNLPDQLKELTRRIRDFSSLLQS, via the exons ATGGCGGGtgctttgaaagaaaaacaacttgTGCGACATGTTTATGCTGCATTGCAG GCTGCGTCCTGTCCCTTGGTGGAAGGTCTGTACCTACAGGAAGCAGACAGcatgctgcagctgctgtgtACTCCCTCTCAGCACCGCACCGACATACTGGCATGGATCTGCAGCAG TATCAACCCAAACTTTGCCAATTCCAAGACGATATCAGTGGGATTCAAAGGCCCAGATGTTTTAACCAAAG AAATGGCTGTCCTCGGGCAGGAGCTGATGCTGTGCAAAGCAGATGATCTGGACCTGATCAGG GGTGATGCAAGTCCTTACTTACAGCTTCGGTTCCTCGAGCAGCTTTTAACTTTAACACCTGGCTGCGAGCAGACCGCTGTGCACAGGGCGGATCAAGAGATGCTGCTCAACGAGCTCTACGCCGCGGAGAATCTGCCTCACCTCACACAAATGCTCAAACCCACACTCGACCCCTGGCCTTCACACATCAA GGCTTTACACAAGGCCACCAAGTCATCCCACAAGCCAAGTAGAGAGGGGGGTGCTGACGTTGCCACCCTTCTACAGCAGACTCAGTCAACACTGGAGCAGCTACAGTCCGAG TGTGAATTCCTGAGCAGTGAGGCCCAGAGTCCCGGCGTCCTCTCTCCGAGCTCGTTGCGTGTGGCTGCCTGCGACCTCCAGCTGTTAATGACTACTTTCAGCCATGTTTTTGAAACGGACTTGAGAGCTTACTGCAGCAGAGATCCCCCCCGCTTCAGCACAGAGACCGATGCCTTCCAGAGAACACACCAACTACTGCTGGCCTTCATCACG GAGCTGGAAATGCTCAAGGAAGTGTCAGAAGCTGCAGTATCCATGAATGAGGACGTCAACCAGCTACAAACACAGCCTTGCTACTGGAGCCGAGGAGATAAGCGTAACTTAC CCGACCAATTGAAGGAACTTACAAGACGAATTAGAGACTTTTCCTCCCTGCTTCAGTCCTGA
- the LOC116693227 gene encoding tumor necrosis factor receptor superfamily member 14 isoform X1 (The sequence of the model RefSeq protein was modified relative to this genomic sequence to represent the inferred CDS: added 49 bases not found in genome assembly) produces the protein MDSAHHGEQLKITVKKIYLAAVLLPVLGCLSKEYGTRSGLCCPMCSEGTVVRVDCTPLSGTRCSSCVNGTFMNRPNGLRSCIPCIVCDQGLFVKQECTATTDTVCDVLSGHFCKELIDDTGCSVAQKHTRCAPGQRIKEPGNKKTDTVCEQCQPGYFSTDGVNCTNWTICLETQVKVKEGSTRSDVICGSASRQNFCYVPVILLALTLAGLVITGRLIPKEIKTPVMEVGD, from the exons TTTATCTCGCCGCCGTCCTGCTGCCAGTGCTGGGCTGTCTTTCAAAGGAATATGGAACCAGGAGTGGGCTGTGTTGTCCGATGTGCAGCGAAG GGACAGTTGTCCGAGTAGACTGCACACCACTGTCGGGCACTCGGTGCAGCTCATGTGTGAACGGGACTTTCATGAACAGACCCAACGGCCTGCGTAGCTGCATCCCCTGCATCGTCTGTGACCAAG GTCTCTTTGTCAAACAGGAGTGCACAGCAACGACAGACAcagtctgtgatgttttaagtgGGCATTTCTGCAAAGAGCTGATAGATGATACAGGATGTAGTGTGGCACAGAAACACACGCGCTGTGCACCTGGTCAGAGGATAAAAGAACCAG GAAACAAGAAAACTGACACGGTGTGTGAACAGTGTCAGCCGGGCTACTTTTCAACGGATGGAGTGAATTGCACCAATTGGACTAT TTGCTTAGAAACCCAAGTAAAGGTCAAAGAAGGAAGCACGAGGAGTGATGTTATCTGTGGATCTGCCTCAAGACAGAACTTCTGTTACGTACCTGTAATATTGTTAGCATTAACACTCGCTGGGCTTGTGATCACAG GCAGACTTATaccaaaagaaataaaa ACTCCGGTAATGGAAGTTGGTGACTAG
- the las1l gene encoding ribosomal biogenesis protein LAS1L, whose product MKKKSSEKKRHVVAWTNKAEWDQVLEYLYSKDSALQRYALQRISAWKGRYANSTPVAVDCTADLVRCQVLDRSGQLDGDDLVLLYGAGLVRFVNLITERQQGRTARPLRRLAGNLNIPEWVVDLRHDFTHRKLPSLKWCRKGCKVVLEWLQQEYWSRQLGGGPNEDWESESDGEEEESDLKRQEDELLARQKEMEAYKNARELLISFEKEQYQAFNGLPEDKEKNLWPAPFADMSWLLGEIKQFALQSSNLLVDVLLEDGFLVPTVEQLETLGCDPSDNASPTEPRLAQTFLRFWLPLLKMLNSPAFIHLLLEKLFGELKVLTKEQNHHRAFYLSGWIAEIILCNGNKFEYHFETKGQKKARMKDRVFVNRIQLRWQQLLSACLDAPCICTPHLLQLILDDMEHPLPLETRQRLFQLCSIYTQSSHSECDSSPALTQQPIYTLESLHEKLQRSRRRSAAAAERSESSQEYSWADTHAEKARLLRGSPWQLCSDKVLWKNYPLGKVPGQSDDPSCLMVENYSTMTVFDQPVELESNTTHNVTGAPVRTADGLLWNHSDVNKLKSGLQLF is encoded by the coding sequence atgaagaaaaagagcTCCGAGAAAAAACGCCATGTGGTGGCATGGACCAACAAAGCTGAGTGGGACCAGGTTCTGGAGTATCTGTACTCGAAGGACTCCGCCTTGCAGAGGTACGCCCTGCAGAGGATATCGGCGTGGAAAGGCCGGTATGCCAACAGCACCCCTGTGGCAGTGGACTGCACAGCGGACCTGGTCAGGTGCCAGGTGCTGGACCGGTCCGGACAGCTGGACGGGGATGATCTGGTCTTGCTTTATGGAGCAGGACTGGTGAGGTTCGTCAATCTGATCACGGAGCGACAGCAGGGCAGAACAGCCCGCCCACTGAGGCGGCTGGCTGGGAACTTAAACATCCCAGAGTGGGTCGTGGACCTGAGGCACGACTTCACACACAGGAAGCTTCCTTCCTTGAAATGGTGTCGAAAGGGATGCAAGGTGGTCCTAGAGTGGCTCCAGCAGGAGTACTGGTCCAGGCAGTTGGGAGGTGGGCCTAATGAGGACTGGGAGTCGGAGTCGGatggagaagaggaagagagtgaCCTAAAACGCCAAGAGGACGAGCTCCTTGCCAGGCAGAAAGAAATGGAGGCCTACAAGAATGCACGCGAACTTCTGATATCTTTTGAAAAGGAGCAGTACCAGGCTTTTAACGGGCTTCCTGAAGACAAAGAGAAGAACTTGTGGCCCGCCCCCTTTGCAGACATGAGCTGGCTACTAGGGGAGATCAAGCAGTTCGCTTTGCAGTCAAGTAATCTGCTGGTTGATGTCCTGCTGGAGGACGGGTTTCTAGTTCCTACTGTGGAGCAACTGGAGACGTTAGGCTGCGATCCGTCTGACAACGCCAGTCCCACTGAACCCAGGCTCGCTCAAACCTTCCTGCGTTTTTGGCTGCCCCTGCTCAAGATGCTCAACTCACCTGCTTTTATTCATCTTCTTCTGGAGAAGCTGTTTGGTGAATTGAAAGTGCTCACCAAAGAGCAGAATCATCACAGGGCTTTCTATCTTTCTGGTTGGATTGCAGAGATCATCCTCTGTAACGGCAACAAATTTGAATACCATTTTGAAACAAAGGGACAGAAGAAGGCCAGAATGAAGGACAGGGTCTTTGTAAACCGCATCCAGCTGAGGTGGCAGCAGCTGCTCTCAGCGTGCCTGGATGCTCCCTGCATCTGCACGCCTCATTTGCTCCAGTTAATCCTGGACGACATGGAGCATCCTCTCCCTCTGGAAACCCGACAGAGGCTGTTCCAGCTCTGCTCCATCTACACACAGTCTTCCCATTCAGAATGCGATTCTTCTCCGGCCCTGACTCAGCAGCCCATATACACGCTGGAGAGTCTGCACGAGAAGCTGCAGCGGTCTCGCCGCCGCTCCGCGGCTGCAGCGGAGAGGAGCGAGTCCTCCCAGGAGTACAGTTGGGCAGATACTCACGCCGAAAAAGCCAGATTGCTCAGAGGTTCTCCGTGGCAGCTGTGCAGCGACAAGGTTTTGTGGAAGAACTATCCTCTTGGTAAAGTCCCTGGACAGTCCGATGACCCCTCTTGCCTCATGGTGGAGAACTACTCCACCATGACTGTGTTTGACCAGCCGGTGGAGTTGGAGAGCAACACAACGCACAACGTCACAGGAGCCCCAGTGAGAACAGCTGATGGCCTTCTGTGGAACCACAGTGATGTTAACAAGCTCAAATCCGGACTGCAACTTTTTTGA
- the LOC116693227 gene encoding tumor necrosis factor receptor superfamily member 14 isoform X2 (The sequence of the model RefSeq protein was modified relative to this genomic sequence to represent the inferred CDS: added 49 bases not found in genome assembly): MDSAHHGEQLKITVKKIYLAAVLLPVLGCLSKEYGTRSGLCCPMCSEGTVVRVDCTPLSGTRCSSCVNGTFMNRPNGLRSCIPCIVCDQGLFVKQECTATTDTVCDVLSGHFCKELIDDTGCSVAQKHTRCAPGQRIKEPGNKKTDTVCEQCQPGYFSTDGVNCTNWTICLETQVKVKEGSTRSDVICGSASRQNFCYVPVILLALTLAGLVITVDGS; the protein is encoded by the exons TTTATCTCGCCGCCGTCCTGCTGCCAGTGCTGGGCTGTCTTTCAAAGGAATATGGAACCAGGAGTGGGCTGTGTTGTCCGATGTGCAGCGAAG GGACAGTTGTCCGAGTAGACTGCACACCACTGTCGGGCACTCGGTGCAGCTCATGTGTGAACGGGACTTTCATGAACAGACCCAACGGCCTGCGTAGCTGCATCCCCTGCATCGTCTGTGACCAAG GTCTCTTTGTCAAACAGGAGTGCACAGCAACGACAGACAcagtctgtgatgttttaagtgGGCATTTCTGCAAAGAGCTGATAGATGATACAGGATGTAGTGTGGCACAGAAACACACGCGCTGTGCACCTGGTCAGAGGATAAAAGAACCAG GAAACAAGAAAACTGACACGGTGTGTGAACAGTGTCAGCCGGGCTACTTTTCAACGGATGGAGTGAATTGCACCAATTGGACTAT TTGCTTAGAAACCCAAGTAAAGGTCAAAGAAGGAAGCACGAGGAGTGATGTTATCTGTGGATCTGCCTCAAGACAGAACTTCTGTTACGTACCTGTAATATTGTTAGCATTAACACTCGCTGGGCTTGTGATCACAG TGGACGGCAGCTAA
- the si:dkey-93l1.9 gene encoding ninjurin-2, with protein sequence MAHRLSGEDIPLDKLGHLEAQTAPSRNSPLNLNHYATKKSAAQSMLDVALLMANSAQLKTVLYVGPRFQFYIPLLVLLSLSIALQVLVGLLLVFIVKCDLNDESKHVKLNRMNNVATVLVFFTVLINVFITALGHEDNAGRSSGSPVMSEPPLSLLPTDPNMAVGI encoded by the exons ATGGCGCACAGACTGAGTGGAGAGGACATACCTCTGGATAAACTGGGCCACTTGGAG GCCCAGACCGCCCCCTCTCGAAACAGCCCCCTGAACCTGAATCACTACGCCACGAAGAAGAGCGCGGCTCAGAGCATGCTGGACGTCGCCCTGCTGATGGCCAACTCGGCTCAGCTGAAGACCGTTCTCTATGTGGGGCCTCGTTTCCAGTTCTACATCCCCCTCCTCGTCCTGCTGTCTCTGTCCATCGCTCTGCAGGTCTTGGTGGGGCTGCTGCTCGTCTTCATTG TGAAGTGTGATCTGAACGACGAGAGTAAACACGTCAAGTTGAACCGGATGAACAACGTAGCGACAGTGCTCGTCTTCTTCACCGTCCTCATCAACGTCTTCATCACAGCGCTGGGGCATGAGGACAATGCGGGCAG GTCATCAGGGTCTCCAGTGATGTCAGAGCCTCCGCTTTCCCTTCTGCCAACTGACCCGAACATGGCTGTTGGCATTTAG
- the emd gene encoding emerin (Emery-Dreifuss muscular dystrophy): MSLSEKSNEEISKLLAEYGIKHGPIVDSTRKLYEKKLEKAMKSAPVERSPDKTFYREEAEEITYITYRQPSPVQAVYSDTLKRRGNVEPDEDKESDRDTEPPIQSSNRAANHSTVRSGELVRKPGGGVWKVIRLLLLLAVLAAFLYYSYCRLNGNENPFAIQ; encoded by the exons ATGTCTTTGAGTGAGAAAAGTAATGAGGAGATCAGCAAGTTGCTTGCTGAATATGGCATCAAACATGGACCCATAGTCG ACTCTACTCGAAAGCTGTACGAGAAGAAGCTGGAAAAGGCGATGAAGAGCGCTCCGGTGGAACGCTCGCCTGATAAGACCTTCTACAGAGAGGAAG cGGAAGAAATAACCTACATCACATACCGCCAGCCCAGTCCG gttcAAGCGGTGTATTCGGACAC GCTGAAACGAAGAGGCAACGTTGAGCCAGATGAAGACAAGGAGTCTGACCGAGACACAGA GCCCCCCATCCAGAGCAGTAACcgagcagccaatcacagcacagTACGATCCGGGGAGCTGGTCAGAAAGCCTGGAGGCGGCGTGTGGAAGGTGAtccggctgctgctgctgctagccgTGTTAGCAGCTTTCCTCTACTACTCCTACTGCCGTCTCAACGGTAACGAAAACCCATTTGCGATTCAATAA
- the mrpl49 gene encoding large ribosomal subunit protein mL49 produces the protein MSHKMAACLSLRSTVLRSALRAAFSPARPATAVGLRCVCNAAPEANKRAVGLTESTEEYKFVERLIPPSRVPAPPRHAGPTPSGWTPPADSPPPLPYMIRRSRMHNIPVYSDLTHGSRRTTLVRKVEGDIWALEKDVKQYLKELTGKELPTQVNEVTMTLKVKGHFDAELKEWLAGKGF, from the coding sequence ATGTCACACAAGATGGCGGCCTGCCTATCCCTTCGGTCCACCGTGCTCCGCAGCGCGCTGCGGGCAGCTTTCAGCCCGGCACGTCCTGCCACGGCTGTCGGGCTTAGGTGTGTCTGTAACGCCGCTCCAGAAGCAAACAAGAGGGCCGTCGGCCTCACGGAGTCCACGGAGGAATACAAGTTCGTAGAGCGGCTCATCCCGCCGTCACGGGTCCCCGCTCCCCCTAGACACGCCGGTCCGACCCCGTCCGGCTGGACCCCTCCGGCGGACTCCCCGCCGCCTCTGCCCTACATGATCCGCCGCTCCCGCATGCACAACATCCCGGTCTACTCCGACCTGACCCACGGCAGCCGCAGGACAACGCTCGTACGGAAGGTGGAGGGGGACATCTGGGCTCTGGAGAAGGACGTGAAGCAGTATCTGAAGGAGCTGACGGGGAAGGAGCTGCCCACGCAGGTCAACGAGGTCACCATGACGttaaaggtcaaaggtcacttCGATGCTGAGCTGAAGGAATGGCTGGCCGGCAAAGGCTtctga